ATTTGCTGGAAGAAGTAAGAATTGTTTCCGAGCGCGATGAACGAGTTCTTGTTACAACTCTTACAAAAAGAATGGCAGAAGAACTTGCAAAATATTTGGCGAATGCAGGCGTGCGCTGCCGTTACATTCATTCGGATATTGATACAATGGAACGCGTGGAAATTCTCCGCGACTTGCGTTTGGGTTTGTTCGATGTGCTCGTTGGAATAAATCTTTTGCGCGAAGGGTTGGATTTGCCCGAAGTTTCGCTCGTTGCCATTCTTGATGCCGACAAAGAAGGATTTCTCCGCTCTGAACGTTCGCTGGTTCAGGTTGTCGGGCGCGCTGCGAGAAATGTAAATGGAAAAGTAATTATGTATGCCGATAAAGTTACCGACTCCATGCAAAAGACGATGGACGAAACCACGCGCAGAAGAAAAAAACAAATTCAATATAACTACGAACACAACATTAAGCCGCAGTCAATCGTAAAAGCGAAAAATACAACTTCTATTCTTGGCGGGAGTTCAGCTATGAAATACGCTTACGTTGAAAAAGAAACTCTGGATTATGCCGCAGACCCGGTTACGCAATACATGACGCAGGAACAAATTCAAAAAGCAATTGACAAACTGCGAAAAGAAATTACCCGCGCTGCAAAAGAAATGGATTTTATGGAAGCCGCACGGTTGCGAGATGAATTATTTGCGATGGAAAAGAAACTGAAGAAGTGAATTCTGTTCACTTCACCACCACCATTTTCTTTGAAACAATTCCCGCTGCGGTTTTCAGTTGAAGCAAATAAATTCCTGTTTCTATATTATTTAAATTCATTTGGAATACATTTGTGCCAGCATTGCAGTTTATTTCCTTGTTCACAACCTTTCTTCCCTGCACATCCAGAATATCAACCTGCAGAGGATTGTTTTCTGGAATTGAAATTATTCCTTTGAGAATATTA
This genomic stretch from Bacteroidota bacterium harbors:
- a CDS encoding T9SS type A sorting domain-containing protein — translated: NILKGIISIPENNPLQVDILDVQGRKVVNKEINCNAGTNVFQMNLNNIETGIYLLQLKTAAGIVSKKMVVVK